In the Geobacter sp. FeAm09 genome, one interval contains:
- a CDS encoding MGMT family protein, whose protein sequence is MQPDITAHQKIYSVVSLIPAGCVATYGQVACLAGMPGHARLVGYALSALHDRVPVPWHRVVNARGLISPRSGGNPADMVQRLRLESEGVSFDGRGRIPLAKFQWHPRPGDREDEGLPGDSPSPVQGRTSPDRGRGTAR, encoded by the coding sequence ATGCAGCCAGACATAACCGCACACCAGAAGATCTACTCCGTTGTATCGCTCATCCCCGCGGGGTGCGTGGCAACCTATGGGCAGGTTGCCTGCCTGGCGGGCATGCCCGGCCATGCGCGGCTCGTGGGCTATGCCCTGAGCGCCCTCCACGACCGGGTTCCCGTCCCGTGGCACCGGGTCGTGAACGCCAGGGGGCTGATCAGCCCGCGTTCCGGCGGCAACCCGGCGGATATGGTGCAACGGCTTCGCCTTGAAAGCGAAGGGGTGAGCTTTGACGGGCGCGGCCGCATCCCGCTGGCCAAGTTTCAATGGCACCCTCGCCCCGGGGACCGAGAAGACGAGGGGCTGCCCGGAGACTCCCCCAGCCCGGTGCAGGGGCGCACATCCCCCGACAGAGGACGAGGAACGGCACGGTGA
- the fetB gene encoding iron export ABC transporter permease subunit FetB, protein MDNRGLVNLELSNLLLAFALILLAMALSRLQRLGQERKIGWAALRMVVQLLAVGYLLHLVFSVKTPLLVAAILVVMAGFSLQVAGAQAKRKMPGFHRVMGSSILAGCGGVTFFFCALVVGYTPWYEPRYLIPLFGMILGNSMQGASLAAERLDAEIGERREEIETALCLGATPRQAVETALRNAFSAALIPTLNTMAAMGIVSLPGMMTGQILSGTEPAVAVRYQIAIMCAVSGGVAATAFLLLMQGYRRYFTPAQQLRR, encoded by the coding sequence ATGGATAACCGCGGACTCGTAAACCTGGAGCTTTCCAACCTCCTGCTGGCATTCGCCCTGATCCTGCTGGCCATGGCCCTGTCCCGCCTCCAACGGCTGGGGCAGGAGCGGAAGATCGGCTGGGCCGCCCTGCGGATGGTCGTACAGCTTCTGGCCGTCGGCTACCTCCTGCATCTGGTGTTCTCCGTCAAGACCCCGCTGCTGGTGGCGGCCATCCTGGTCGTCATGGCCGGTTTCTCACTGCAGGTTGCCGGCGCCCAGGCCAAGCGCAAGATGCCCGGGTTCCACCGGGTGATGGGGAGTTCGATCCTGGCCGGGTGCGGGGGGGTAACCTTTTTCTTCTGCGCCCTGGTGGTGGGGTACACGCCCTGGTACGAACCCCGTTACCTGATCCCCCTGTTCGGCATGATCCTCGGCAACTCCATGCAGGGGGCCAGCCTGGCGGCCGAACGTCTGGATGCCGAGATCGGGGAGCGACGCGAGGAGATCGAGACGGCGCTCTGCCTGGGGGCCACTCCCCGCCAGGCGGTTGAAACGGCCCTGAGGAACGCCTTCTCGGCCGCCCTGATCCCGACCCTCAACACCATGGCGGCCATGGGGATCGTCTCCCTGCCCGGCATGATGACCGGCCAAATCCTGTCCGGCACGGAACCGGCGGTTGCGGTCCGCTACCAGATCGCCATCATGTGCGCCGTATCCGGCGGGGTTGCGGCCACCGCCTTCCTGCTCCTGATGCAGGGGTACCGACGCTATTTCACCCCGGCGCAGCAGTTGCGCCGCTAG
- a CDS encoding YfiR family protein produces the protein MPSCPQQASPPRKGGRCTPFRCDRRGGGWGAVVGALALAGSYLLFAATAHALPEPSDEYRIKAAMVFTMTKFVEWPSGALGGEGAPLAICVLGIGPFGQAVESLKGKSIKGHPITVRQIFRAGEIGGCQALVINDSQRRQMRTAVERAQQHGVLTMGDMRRFAKAGGMVGFIVQEGRVRFEINPEAVQRSGLMISSQVLKLATIVREEEQ, from the coding sequence ATGCCCTCTTGTCCGCAGCAGGCATCTCCGCCCCGCAAGGGAGGCCGGTGTACGCCGTTTCGGTGTGATCGCCGGGGCGGTGGTTGGGGCGCTGTCGTCGGCGCGCTTGCCCTGGCCGGTTCGTACCTCCTGTTCGCCGCCACCGCCCACGCATTGCCGGAGCCTTCGGACGAGTACCGGATCAAGGCGGCCATGGTGTTCACCATGACCAAGTTCGTGGAGTGGCCCTCCGGGGCCCTCGGGGGCGAGGGGGCGCCGCTCGCCATCTGTGTCCTGGGCATAGGGCCGTTCGGTCAGGCCGTTGAAAGCCTCAAGGGGAAAAGCATCAAGGGGCATCCCATAACCGTCAGGCAGATCTTCCGGGCCGGGGAGATCGGCGGGTGCCAGGCCCTGGTGATCAATGACTCCCAGCGCCGCCAGATGCGGACGGCTGTCGAACGGGCCCAACAGCACGGCGTGCTCACGATGGGCGATATGCGCCGGTTTGCGAAGGCCGGCGGCATGGTCGGGTTTATCGTCCAGGAAGGCAGGGTACGGTTCGAGATCAATCCGGAAGCGGTCCAGAGGTCCGGGCTTATGATCAGTTCGCAGGTTCTGAAGCTGGCAACCATCGTCAGGGAAGAGGAACAATGA
- a CDS encoding methylenetetrahydrofolate reductase: MKIIDTMTPGKPFLSLEFFPPKERSEWPAFFRTVDRLNEVNPLFCSVTYGAGGSTHGDSLEIVSRIKQEHGMETMAHLTCIGAHEGDVRSFLDQLARAGADNVLALRGDLPQDSTPESSPHRPLLHASDLVALIRDSHPHVGLGVAAYPEVHPEAASTAADLAYLRLKLDRGADFAVTQLFFDNRIYFDFIRNAREHGITKPIIPGILPVVSLKVIKRIVSLCGTVMPPEFLAQLEEADRRGGAAEVQKLGVAHARRQAEDLLANGAPGVHLYTLNRADAVLEVTDGLRLR, encoded by the coding sequence ATGAAGATCATCGACACCATGACACCGGGCAAGCCGTTCCTCTCCCTGGAATTTTTCCCCCCGAAAGAGCGTTCGGAATGGCCCGCCTTCTTCCGCACCGTTGACCGTCTGAATGAGGTAAACCCACTCTTCTGCTCGGTAACCTACGGCGCAGGGGGGAGCACCCACGGGGACAGTCTGGAGATCGTCAGCCGGATCAAGCAGGAACATGGCATGGAAACCATGGCCCATCTGACCTGCATTGGGGCCCATGAGGGCGATGTGCGCTCGTTTCTGGACCAGTTGGCCCGGGCGGGTGCGGACAATGTCCTGGCCCTGCGCGGCGACCTTCCCCAGGACAGCACGCCCGAATCATCGCCCCACCGCCCCCTGCTACACGCCTCGGACCTGGTGGCCCTCATCCGCGATTCCCACCCCCATGTGGGCCTGGGGGTGGCCGCCTATCCGGAAGTTCACCCCGAGGCTGCGAGCACCGCTGCGGACCTGGCCTACCTCAGGCTCAAGCTGGACCGTGGCGCCGACTTTGCCGTCACCCAGCTCTTTTTCGACAACCGCATCTACTTCGATTTTATCCGCAACGCCCGCGAGCACGGCATCACCAAGCCGATCATTCCCGGCATCCTGCCGGTAGTCAGCCTGAAAGTGATCAAGCGCATCGTGTCGTTGTGCGGCACCGTTATGCCGCCGGAATTCCTGGCGCAGTTGGAAGAGGCGGACCGCCGTGGAGGCGCGGCGGAGGTGCAGAAGCTGGGGGTCGCCCATGCCCGCAGACAGGCGGAGGATTTGCTGGCCAACGGCGCGCCGGGCGTACACCTGTACACCCTCAACAGGGCGGACGCCGTGCTGGAAGTAACCGACGGACTGCGGCTCCGTTGA
- a CDS encoding TonB-dependent siderophore receptor, protein MGRVVLVPVVLLIAVATCWGGGPGGQGQNAPGELTDMSLEALMELKVSSAARKEQRVADSAAAVFVITQEDIRRSGVTSIADALRMVPGLDVARIDSNKWAISSRGFNSRFAGEMLVLFDGRVVYTPLFSGVFWDRQDTVLEDIDRIEVIRGPGAALWGANAVNGVINIITKPADETPGGLIAAGGGTGERAFGSVRYGVALGSHSDLRLYAKYLERDHFKDSNGTDGADSWHMVRGGFRLDSSPSGQDTLTVQGDVYDGRLGETYINMLPDSGTRNTVTPVSGGSILARWKRSFSERSDMSLQLYYDRSEQDLNVIGEKRDTLDLDYQNRFPLGSDHEITWGLGYRFTHDTIANSSYVSITPDSQDNRLYSAFVQDDITLVADRLHLVLGSKFEHNDYTGFEVQPTARLLWTPTRRNSVWVAVSRAVRTPSRGEAGFTLYASTPASQQAPPVFFKFNGSNRLAADELMAYELGYRAEFAEGYSFDAAAFYNVYHRLDVLSQGQPFFETSPDPPHVAIPGYLNNSGSAQTCGFELAADAQPLPWWRLRTAYTFLQFVEEHAAPDAIPWDPKGESPRHQLSVRSSLDLPRDVELDLWLRYADQLPNLAVGSYVTLDVRLAWKPVKGVELSLVGQNLLHDRQVEFQQQILNTKPAVVGRSMYGKVTWMF, encoded by the coding sequence ATGGGACGCGTGGTCCTTGTCCCTGTGGTCCTCCTCATTGCCGTTGCAACGTGCTGGGGGGGCGGACCGGGCGGCCAAGGCCAGAACGCTCCGGGCGAACTGACCGACATGAGCCTGGAAGCGCTGATGGAACTCAAGGTCTCCTCGGCCGCCAGGAAGGAACAGCGGGTGGCCGACTCGGCTGCGGCCGTTTTCGTCATCACCCAGGAGGACATCAGGCGTTCGGGGGTGACCAGCATCGCGGATGCGCTCCGCATGGTCCCGGGGTTGGACGTCGCCCGGATCGATTCGAACAAATGGGCCATCTCGTCCCGGGGATTCAACAGCCGGTTTGCCGGTGAGATGCTGGTCCTGTTCGATGGCCGGGTCGTCTATACCCCCTTGTTTTCCGGGGTGTTCTGGGATCGCCAGGATACGGTGCTGGAGGATATCGACCGCATCGAGGTCATACGGGGGCCCGGAGCAGCCCTGTGGGGCGCCAACGCGGTGAACGGGGTCATCAACATCATCACCAAACCAGCGGATGAGACCCCGGGAGGGCTGATAGCCGCAGGTGGAGGGACCGGGGAGCGCGCTTTCGGCAGCGTCCGCTACGGGGTTGCGCTCGGCAGCCACAGCGATCTGCGGCTGTACGCCAAATACCTGGAACGGGACCATTTCAAGGACAGTAACGGCACCGACGGCGCCGATAGCTGGCACATGGTCCGGGGGGGCTTCCGGCTCGACTCGAGCCCTTCCGGCCAGGACACCCTGACGGTGCAGGGGGACGTCTATGACGGCAGGTTGGGTGAAACCTACATCAACATGCTGCCGGACTCCGGCACGCGCAATACCGTGACCCCGGTCTCCGGCGGCAGTATCCTCGCACGGTGGAAGCGCTCCTTTTCGGAGCGTTCCGACATGTCCCTGCAGCTCTACTACGACAGGTCGGAGCAGGATCTCAACGTCATCGGCGAAAAGCGCGACACCCTGGACCTGGATTATCAGAACCGTTTTCCCCTGGGGAGCGATCATGAAATCACCTGGGGGCTCGGCTATCGCTTCACCCATGATACCATAGCCAACTCCTCCTATGTGTCCATCACCCCCGACAGCCAGGACAACCGCCTCTACAGCGCCTTTGTGCAGGACGACATCACGCTGGTAGCCGACAGGCTCCACCTCGTCCTCGGTTCCAAGTTCGAGCATAACGACTACACCGGTTTTGAGGTCCAGCCCACTGCCCGCCTGCTGTGGACCCCCACCAGGCGGAACTCCGTCTGGGTGGCCGTTTCCCGGGCGGTCAGAACCCCGTCCCGCGGGGAGGCCGGGTTTACCCTGTACGCCTCCACGCCGGCCTCGCAGCAGGCGCCTCCGGTATTTTTCAAGTTCAACGGTTCCAACCGCCTCGCGGCGGACGAACTCATGGCCTATGAGCTGGGATACCGGGCCGAGTTCGCAGAGGGGTACTCCTTTGATGCGGCAGCATTTTACAACGTTTATCACCGGCTCGATGTCCTCAGCCAGGGGCAGCCGTTTTTCGAGACCTCCCCGGACCCGCCCCACGTGGCTATCCCCGGTTATCTCAACAACTCCGGGAGTGCCCAAACCTGCGGTTTCGAATTGGCGGCGGACGCCCAACCGCTCCCCTGGTGGCGCCTGCGTACCGCCTACACGTTCCTTCAGTTTGTGGAAGAGCACGCGGCCCCCGATGCCATCCCCTGGGACCCCAAGGGGGAGAGCCCCCGCCACCAGCTCTCGGTCCGTTCCTCCCTGGACCTGCCCCGCGACGTGGAGCTTGACCTCTGGCTGCGTTATGCCGATCAGCTTCCGAATCTGGCGGTTGGCAGCTATGTGACCCTGGACGTCCGTTTGGCGTGGAAGCCGGTGAAAGGCGTCGAGTTGTCGCTTGTCGGCCAGAATCTGCTCCACGACCGACAGGTGGAGTTCCAGCAGCAGATTTTGAACACCAAGCCTGCGGTCGTCGGCCGCAGCATGTATGGCAAGGTCACATGGATGTTTTGA
- a CDS encoding DUF4337 domain-containing protein: protein MTELNDMQQSLDAAESKNRLNNWVAVSVALVSVFMGITKVKDDNIVQAMLQAKSNAVDTWNEYQSKKIKHHVAELGLGQTIALQAVAAGKGNVVLLAQQRHYQESIARYQAEEDALMKKSKAFEKEYDDLNFKDDQFDLSDAALSISLAMLAITALTGKRRLLFLSLLFAGFGFAMGLAGLLGLSLHPDALTRLLS from the coding sequence GTGACCGAATTGAACGATATGCAGCAAAGCCTCGACGCAGCGGAGTCGAAAAACCGGCTCAACAATTGGGTGGCGGTGAGCGTGGCCCTGGTCTCAGTCTTCATGGGCATCACCAAGGTCAAAGACGACAACATCGTCCAGGCCATGCTCCAGGCCAAATCAAATGCCGTGGACACCTGGAACGAGTACCAGTCGAAGAAGATCAAGCATCATGTGGCCGAGTTGGGTCTGGGCCAGACCATCGCGCTTCAGGCCGTGGCTGCGGGGAAGGGAAACGTGGTCTTGCTGGCGCAGCAGCGGCACTACCAGGAGTCGATTGCACGCTACCAGGCCGAGGAAGATGCTCTGATGAAAAAGTCGAAGGCGTTCGAGAAGGAGTACGACGACCTGAACTTCAAGGACGACCAGTTCGACCTGTCCGACGCGGCCCTCTCCATCTCCCTGGCCATGCTGGCCATTACCGCCCTGACCGGGAAACGCAGGCTGCTCTTTCTGTCGCTGCTCTTTGCCGGCTTCGGATTCGCCATGGGATTGGCCGGGCTCCTGGGACTTTCCCTCCATCCTGACGCGCTGACGCGGCTGCTCTCCTGA
- a CDS encoding ATP-binding protein has product MKQRLLSAIQNLSIRHKMTLLIMLICGIGLVASSLAFVIREAHGIRAAEKEDLASLAEIIGKNCAAALMFSDSKAARETLVALSAKSTIRAAYVLDGADRLFARYLSVAKGAGKFPLEMPAAPAPPHLSPAVLQKIRSEADSLPGLPGYFGITKPVVWDGQQVGTVVLLSDMSVFISHLRWTLVSTLVILAGSFLLIYWLSSRLQRLISDPVLFLSDTMKRVSREKDYSIRVVRQTDDELGELMSGFNAMLEHIELRDDQLEEVNRSLERRVAEAVAELRRKDQMLVQQNRQAAMGEMISNIAHQWRQPLNVVGGIVQNIQLSYESGHLDRESLEFEVREAMDAILYMSRTIDDFRNFFRPGKDKAVFSLNQVVATSLELVGASLRNSGIAIDLEQEGEVSAEGYDNEYSQVLLNIINNAKDALLAHGGDDPRIRIRVFGDNGHSVVTVRDNGGGIPDSILPKIFDPYFTTKEPGKGTGIGLCMSKVIIEQNMGGKLTACTVDGGAEFRIELISAVT; this is encoded by the coding sequence ATGAAACAGCGCCTGCTCTCCGCCATACAAAACCTCTCCATCAGGCACAAGATGACGCTCCTCATCATGCTGATCTGCGGTATTGGTCTGGTGGCCTCGTCCCTGGCATTCGTCATCCGGGAGGCGCACGGCATCCGTGCCGCCGAGAAGGAGGATCTGGCTTCGCTTGCCGAGATCATCGGCAAGAACTGCGCCGCGGCCCTGATGTTCAGCGACTCGAAGGCGGCCCGGGAGACGCTCGTCGCCCTTTCTGCCAAAAGTACCATCCGCGCCGCCTATGTGCTGGATGGCGCCGATCGCCTGTTCGCCCGCTACCTGTCGGTGGCCAAGGGGGCCGGAAAGTTTCCCCTTGAAATGCCGGCCGCCCCCGCGCCCCCGCACCTCTCCCCTGCCGTCTTGCAGAAAATCCGCTCGGAAGCCGACAGCCTGCCCGGGCTGCCCGGCTATTTCGGCATCACGAAACCGGTCGTTTGGGACGGGCAGCAGGTCGGCACCGTGGTCTTGCTCTCGGATATGAGCGTTTTCATCAGCCACCTCCGCTGGACGCTTGTCTCCACCCTGGTAATCCTGGCCGGCTCGTTCCTGCTCATCTATTGGCTTTCGTCGCGCCTGCAGCGGTTGATCTCCGATCCGGTGCTGTTTCTCTCGGATACGATGAAGCGGGTATCGCGCGAAAAGGATTACAGCATCCGGGTGGTCCGGCAAACGGACGACGAGTTGGGCGAACTCATGTCCGGTTTCAATGCCATGCTGGAGCATATCGAACTGCGGGACGATCAACTGGAAGAGGTGAACCGTTCTCTGGAACGGCGTGTTGCCGAGGCCGTTGCCGAACTGCGCCGCAAGGACCAGATGCTCGTCCAGCAAAACCGTCAGGCAGCCATGGGGGAAATGATCAGCAATATCGCCCACCAGTGGCGGCAACCGCTCAATGTCGTCGGCGGCATCGTTCAAAATATCCAGCTTTCCTACGAGAGCGGGCATCTCGACCGGGAAAGCCTGGAGTTCGAGGTCCGGGAGGCGATGGACGCCATCCTCTATATGTCGCGCACCATCGACGATTTTCGCAATTTTTTCCGCCCCGGCAAGGACAAGGCGGTCTTCAGCCTCAACCAGGTCGTTGCCACGTCCCTTGAACTGGTGGGGGCGAGCCTGAGAAACAGCGGCATCGCCATCGACCTGGAGCAGGAGGGAGAGGTCAGCGCGGAGGGGTATGACAACGAATATTCCCAGGTGCTGCTCAATATCATCAATAACGCCAAGGATGCGCTGCTCGCCCACGGGGGGGACGACCCGCGCATCCGTATCCGGGTGTTCGGCGACAACGGCCATTCCGTGGTGACGGTCCGCGACAATGGCGGCGGCATCCCGGACAGCATCCTGCCGAAGATCTTCGATCCCTACTTTACCACCAAGGAACCGGGGAAAGGGACCGGCATCGGCCTGTGCATGTCCAAGGTCATTATCGAACAGAACATGGGTGGAAAGCTTACGGCATGCACTGTTGACGGTGGAGCGGAATTTAGGATAGAACTGATTTCAGCCGTGACATGA
- a CDS encoding sensor histidine kinase produces MMVIIMTLSVGFQFLAAFLALRLIRVSGEKAAWMLVAGGLIVMGIRRLVMFVHILAGYSRWDVTVEMLGLVISIMMTCGILLIKPLFLRYNQVQEELRQQRAQLELANRNQEERIAAAVAELRRKDEVLIRQNRFAAMGEMITNIAHQWRQPLNSIGLIVQNLNLGYQSGTLSPAQFQEDVASAMTTIERMSLKIDELRTFFLKDTVKRGFHVDKAVAQTLGLLDAALQHARIRVDMQAETGVTLVGYRNEYARAVLNIVSNARDVLLERKVEAPCIAIRIFRENDRCVVTVRDNGGGIDEAIIPRIFDPYFTTKEPHKGTGIGLYLSKVIIENSMGGSISACNVAGGAEFRIVA; encoded by the coding sequence ATGATGGTTATTATCATGACTCTCTCGGTGGGATTCCAGTTTCTGGCGGCGTTTCTGGCGCTCCGGCTGATACGGGTCAGCGGAGAAAAGGCCGCCTGGATGCTCGTCGCGGGCGGGCTGATCGTCATGGGGATTCGCCGTCTGGTCATGTTTGTCCATATCCTTGCCGGGTATTCGCGGTGGGACGTGACCGTGGAGATGCTGGGGCTCGTCATCTCCATCATGATGACCTGCGGGATCCTGCTCATCAAGCCGCTCTTCCTGCGCTACAATCAGGTGCAGGAGGAGTTGCGGCAGCAGCGAGCGCAGCTGGAACTGGCGAACAGGAACCAGGAGGAGCGCATTGCCGCCGCGGTTGCCGAACTGCGCAGGAAGGACGAGGTGCTCATCCGGCAGAACCGCTTTGCCGCCATGGGCGAAATGATCACCAACATCGCCCATCAATGGCGTCAGCCGCTCAACAGTATCGGGCTCATCGTCCAGAACCTCAATCTCGGCTACCAGTCCGGCACCTTGTCCCCGGCACAGTTTCAGGAAGATGTGGCCAGCGCGATGACCACGATCGAGCGCATGTCGCTCAAGATCGACGAGTTGCGCACCTTTTTCCTCAAGGATACGGTTAAACGGGGATTCCATGTGGATAAGGCGGTTGCCCAGACCCTGGGGCTTTTGGACGCCGCACTCCAGCATGCCCGTATCCGCGTGGATATGCAGGCTGAGACGGGTGTGACGCTTGTGGGGTATAGGAACGAGTATGCCCGCGCCGTGCTGAACATCGTCAGTAACGCCCGGGACGTCTTGCTGGAGCGGAAGGTGGAGGCGCCGTGCATTGCCATACGGATCTTCCGGGAAAACGACCGGTGCGTGGTTACCGTACGCGACAACGGCGGCGGCATCGACGAAGCGATCATCCCCAGGATCTTCGACCCGTATTTCACCACCAAGGAACCCCATAAGGGCACCGGCATCGGCTTGTACCTGTCCAAGGTGATCATCGAGAACAGCATGGGGGGAAGCATCTCGGCCTGCAACGTGGCCGGCGGCGCCGAGTTCAGGATAGTTGCCTAG
- a CDS encoding ATP-binding cassette domain-containing protein, translating into MTKTMPPAGQPLVQAEGVGLVRSDERGRQAVILSDVSFSAVTGRITAIVGPSGGGKSSLIRLINRLDDPTTGRIQLGGEDIAGLDPLLLRRKVAMVLQRPFMFPGTLLHNLQRPLVYRKEPLPGADSPEVRRTLELARLAPDLLERDARSLSIGQQQRASLARAVITSPPVLLLDEPTSALDRPTGDQLAAALQDICRRQGMAVILVTHDLRLADKVADDLIYLEAGRIREAGPAARLLAAPASAEFIRFLAEPAKEGAHG; encoded by the coding sequence ATGACGAAAACAATGCCCCCCGCCGGCCAGCCACTGGTGCAGGCGGAGGGGGTCGGCCTGGTACGGTCCGACGAGCGGGGACGGCAAGCCGTCATTCTGAGCGATGTGTCGTTCTCGGCCGTCACCGGGCGGATCACCGCCATCGTGGGGCCTTCCGGAGGGGGGAAAAGCTCCCTGATCCGGCTGATCAACCGTCTCGACGACCCGACAACGGGACGCATCCAGTTGGGTGGCGAGGATATAGCCGGCCTGGACCCGCTGCTGCTGCGACGAAAAGTCGCCATGGTACTGCAGCGGCCGTTCATGTTTCCCGGCACCCTGCTCCACAACCTGCAACGCCCCCTGGTCTATCGGAAAGAGCCCCTGCCGGGCGCCGACAGCCCGGAGGTCAGGCGCACCCTGGAACTGGCCCGCCTGGCTCCCGACCTGCTGGAGCGGGATGCCCGGAGCCTCTCCATCGGCCAGCAACAGCGGGCCAGTCTGGCCCGGGCCGTGATCACCTCTCCCCCGGTCCTGCTGCTGGACGAACCGACCAGCGCCCTGGACCGGCCCACCGGCGACCAGTTGGCCGCGGCCCTCCAGGATATCTGCCGGCGCCAGGGAATGGCGGTCATCCTGGTGACCCACGACCTGCGCTTGGCCGACAAAGTTGCCGACGATCTGATCTATCTGGAAGCGGGACGGATCAGGGAGGCCGGCCCGGCGGCGCGGCTTCTGGCGGCGCCTGCAAGCGCCGAATTCATACGGTTCCTGGCAGAGCCGGCGAAGGAGGGGGCACATGGATAA
- a CDS encoding SUMF1/EgtB/PvdO family nonheme iron enzyme, translating to MCACAAVSLVLAFSGAAFGAVSEGQFSVSPMIGGYTYDGGQHLDTAPMYSLRGGYNLTDRIGVEAGLDYSITSSRLKTDKNVAIFKYGVEGLYHFMPDKKLVPFVAAGLGGYNLSGPSTLVSRKLMGFMDYGGGVKYFLYDRLALRADVRHVVANASAFEYTLGVTIPFGGAKGQLKPVSAPAAPKSAAGKSQGKAKVAQEVPLKKPAEEKAAQKKAVPPVAPAETPAPSQQTAKAAGEPAVKAMPAPAVVVPTEVTDTAFNMQLVSIPDACYTMGDPSGKALVPHEVCLSAFSISKLEITRELFQQFVESSNYVTDAEKNGGCYTITAGKETLNPAATWKNPDFYQSKKDPVVCVSWNDAQAFTTWLSQSSGKKYRLPTEAEWELAARSGGKQEKYAGTGTDADLYRFANFCDKKCIYEWNDPSQNDGYWSTAPVGKYAPNGFGLKDMSGNVAEWVQDYFAEDYYAASPRMNPKGPGAGTGHTVRGGSWRSQKDALSVTSRGSAATGNAYDNIGFRVCREP from the coding sequence GTGTGTGCATGTGCGGCCGTATCCCTGGTGCTGGCATTCTCCGGCGCGGCGTTCGGGGCCGTATCAGAGGGGCAGTTCTCGGTTTCACCCATGATCGGCGGCTATACCTACGATGGGGGCCAGCATCTCGACACCGCCCCCATGTATTCCCTCAGGGGCGGCTACAATCTCACGGACCGCATCGGCGTGGAAGCCGGGCTGGATTACTCCATCACCTCATCCAGGCTGAAGACGGACAAGAATGTCGCCATTTTCAAATATGGCGTCGAAGGTTTGTACCATTTCATGCCGGACAAGAAGCTCGTGCCGTTCGTGGCCGCCGGACTCGGGGGGTACAATCTGTCCGGCCCCTCGACCCTTGTCTCCAGAAAGCTGATGGGCTTCATGGACTATGGCGGCGGGGTGAAATACTTCCTGTACGATCGGTTGGCGCTGCGTGCGGATGTGCGGCACGTCGTGGCCAATGCCAGTGCCTTCGAGTACACCCTGGGCGTCACCATCCCCTTCGGCGGCGCCAAGGGACAACTCAAGCCGGTGTCGGCGCCGGCAGCGCCCAAATCCGCTGCCGGGAAGTCCCAGGGCAAGGCCAAGGTGGCCCAGGAGGTCCCCCTGAAAAAGCCGGCCGAAGAGAAAGCCGCGCAGAAAAAGGCCGTCCCTCCGGTCGCCCCGGCAGAAACTCCCGCGCCTTCCCAGCAAACGGCCAAGGCGGCGGGCGAGCCGGCGGTCAAGGCCATGCCTGCTCCCGCCGTTGTCGTCCCTACGGAGGTTACGGATACTGCCTTCAACATGCAACTTGTCTCCATCCCCGACGCCTGCTACACGATGGGTGATCCCTCCGGCAAAGCCCTTGTCCCCCATGAGGTATGCCTCAGCGCCTTCAGCATTTCCAAGCTTGAGATCACCCGTGAGCTGTTCCAGCAGTTTGTGGAGAGCAGCAATTATGTGACCGATGCGGAGAAGAACGGCGGGTGCTACACCATCACCGCCGGCAAGGAAACCCTGAATCCGGCAGCCACCTGGAAAAATCCCGACTTCTATCAGAGCAAGAAGGACCCGGTGGTCTGCGTTTCCTGGAATGATGCCCAGGCCTTCACAACGTGGCTTTCCCAGAGCAGCGGCAAAAAGTACCGGCTTCCCACCGAGGCGGAATGGGAGCTCGCAGCGCGGAGCGGAGGCAAGCAGGAAAAATATGCCGGCACCGGCACGGATGCCGACCTCTACCGCTTCGCGAATTTCTGCGATAAGAAATGCATCTATGAATGGAACGACCCGTCCCAGAACGACGGTTACTGGAGCACCGCACCGGTGGGAAAATATGCTCCCAACGGCTTCGGCCTCAAGGACATGTCCGGCAACGTGGCGGAATGGGTGCAGGATTACTTTGCCGAGGACTACTATGCCGCCAGCCCCAGAATGAACCCCAAGGGGCCGGGCGCCGGAACAGGCCACACGGTGCGCGGCGGGTCATGGCGCAGCCAGAAGGATGCCCTGTCCGTCACGAGCAGAGGCTCCGCGGCCACCGGCAACGCCTACGACAACATCGGTTTCCGGGTCTGCCGGGAGCCGTGA